From the Euphorbia lathyris chromosome 6, ddEupLath1.1, whole genome shotgun sequence genome, one window contains:
- the LOC136232128 gene encoding uncharacterized protein, whose product MEENEIQLEFNSFIALLIMTTSSSSHSISDPLFSCIITLYTLILIFYPSALKFFLSPVFILTSLLLLFLLRLGRLQNATGEHAGNRDNRVPNFNSSEKPQPLAQIEKWVKPQIETEQNATGEHAGNRGPNFNSSENSQSSAQIEKWVQPQIKTEKNVTGDVAGDRENRGPNFNSSENSQSSAQIEKWVEPQIETEQNVTGEHAGNRENRENRENRDPNFDSDEKTRSLTEIDKWVESQIELGFQSSPLKQKFEHSFVEWNVRAPLEVIYEAYEGEEEDDDQDYQFSKGYQIPSLSMYYPETDSDSSSDDGFPVTGGWDSPESVYLKWEEEDRDGMLIEIAFDSDNGKLPPGSGFHFEEDNLIEIDISPCGNDGVWV is encoded by the coding sequence ATGGAAGAAAATGAAATCCAATTGGAATTCAATTCCTTTATAGCTTTACTGATCATGACCACATCTTCCTCCTCTCACTCCATTTCTGATCCTCTCTTTTCTTGTATCATCACTCTTTACACTTTAATTCTCATCTTTTACCCTTCTGCTCTCAAATTCTTCCTCTCCCCTGTTTTCATCCTCACttccctcctcctcctcttcctcctccgcCTCGGCCGCCTTCAAAATGCCACCGGAGAACACGCCGGAAACAGAGATAACAGAGTCCCCAATTTCAATTCAAGTGAAAAGCCTCAACCTTTGGCTCAAATTGAAAAATGGGTGAAACCCCAAATTGAAACAGAGCAAAATGCGACCGGAGAACACGCCGGAAATAGAGGCCCCAATTTCAATTCAAGtgaaaactctcaatcttcgGCTCAAATTGAAAAATGGGTTCAACCCCAAAttaaaacagagaaaaatgtgACCGGAGATGTCGCCGGAGACAGAGAAAACAGAGGCCCCAATTTCAATTCAAGtgaaaactctcaatcttcgGCTCAAATTGAAAAATGGGTTGAACCCCAAATTGAAACAGAGCAAAATGTGACCGGAGAACACGCCGGAAACAGGGAAAACAGGGAAAACAGGGAAAACAGAGACCCCAATTTCGATTCCGATGAAAAGACTCGATCTTTGACTGAAATTGACAAATGGGTTGAATCCCAAATTGAATTAGGATTTCAATCTTCCCCATTAAAGCAGAAATTCGAGCATTCATTCGTCGAGTGGAATGTGAGAGCTCCATTGGAAGTGATTTACGAAGCTtatgaaggagaagaagaagatgatgatcaAGATTATCAATTTTCTAAAGGGTATCAAATTCCGTCTCTCTCAATGTATTACCCCGAAACGGACTCGGATTCCTCTTCTGACGATGGGTTTCCGGTTACCGGAGGATGGGATTCGCCGGAGAGTGTTTATTTGAAATGGGAAGAGGAAGATAGAGATGGAATGTTGATTGAGATAGCTTTTGATAGTGACAACGGCAAACTTCCTCCGGGATCGGGTTTTCACTTtgaagaagacaatttgatagaGATTGATATTTCTCCCTGCGGAAACGACGGCGTTTGGGTGTGA